From Pelmatolapia mariae isolate MD_Pm_ZW linkage group LG22, Pm_UMD_F_2, whole genome shotgun sequence, a single genomic window includes:
- the tfap2e gene encoding transcription factor AP-2-epsilon isoform X1, producing the protein MLWKSRTKTDNAQDRADGLSGSSPSGRLSQLSSLNQAAYSSAPPLCHTPASDFQPPYFPPPYPQSSLPYSQSQDSAYSHLSDPYPSINSIHQHQQAAWHSQRSRSEEGGLLSQSHRALSLDPRREYPAVPRLLHGLGEGAAALGDGPLGMHLGHHGLDDLQGMEEGSALGILDHSVIKKVPIPSKLNGSSLSALSIGKEGLGVGSVSNPAEVFCSVPGRLSLLSSTSKYKVTVGEVQRRLSPPECLNASLLGGVLRRAKSKNGGRCLRERLEKIGLNLPAGRRKAANVTLLTSLVEGEAVHLARDFGYVCETEFPARATAEYLCRQSEPDQLPTRRSMLLATKEICKEFVDLMSQDRSPLGASRPTPCLEPGVQGSLTHFSLLTHGFGTPAICAALSAFQSYLMEAIKLLDKGEGGGKSHHDKEMKHRK; encoded by the exons ATGCTCTGGAAATCCCGAACTAAAACTGACAACGCGCag GACCGCGCAGACGGACTAAGCGGCTCTTCGCCGAGCGGGCGCCTTTCCCAGCTGTCCTCCCTGAATCAGGCCGCCTACTCCTCGGCTCCCCCGCTCTGCCACACTCCGGCCTCAGACTTCCAGCCTCCCTACTTCCCACCCCCCTATCCACAGTCTTCACTGCCATACTCTCAGAGCCAGGACTCTGCTTATTCCCACCTGTCAGACCCCTACCCCTCCATCAACTCCATCCATCAGCACCAGCAAGCAGCGTGGCACTCGCAGAGGTCGCGCTCCGAGGAAGGGGGGCTACTGTCACAGTCTCACCGGGCTTTGAGCCTGGACCCCCGTCGGGAGTATCCAGCTGTCCCACGGCTGCTGCACGGTCTCGGGGAAGGGGCTGCAGCGCTCGGAGACGGTCCTCTCGGGATGCACCTGGGACATCACGGCCTGGATGATCTTCAg GGAATGGAGGAAGGATCAGCCTTGGGCATCCTCGACCACTCTGTCATTAAAAAAG TTCCCATCCCGTCCAAGCTGAACGGCTCGTCCCTGTCCGCCTTGTCCATCGGTAAGGAGGGTCTCGGAGTGGGGTCCGTCTCCAACCCGGCAGAGGTCTTCTGTTCAGTCCCGGGTCGCCTGTCGCTGCTCAGCTCCACCTCCAAGTACAAGGTGACAGTTGGGGAGGTGCAGAGACGCCTCTCCCCACCTGAGTGCCTCAACGCTTCTCTGCTGGGAGGAGTCCTCCGCAG GGCGAAGTCAAAGAATGGTGGCCGCTGTCTGAGAGAGCGTCTGGAGAAGATTGGCCTCAACCTGCCCGCCGGGCGACGCAAGGCAGCCAACGTCACTCTGCTAACATCTCTAGTGGAGG GTGAGGCCGTCCATCTGGCGCGGGATTTCGGTTACGTGTGTGAAACAGAGTTCCCAGCCAGAGCCACGGCCGAGTATCTGTGCAGGCAGAGCGAGCCGGACCAGCTCCCAACGCGACGCAGCATGCTGCTCGCCACCAA GGAAATCTGTAAAGAGTTTGTGGACCTCATGTCCCAGGACCGCTCCCCGCTCGGTGCCAGTCGACCCACTCCCTGCCTGGAGCCGGGCGTCCAGGGAAGCCTCACCCACTTCAGCCTGCTCACCCACGGCTTCGGTACACCCGCCATCTGCGCGGCGCTCTCCGCCTTCCAGAGCTACCTGATGGAGGCGATCAAATTGCTGGACAAAGGAGAGGGTGGAGGGAAGAGCCACCACGACAAGGAGATGAAGCACCGCAAATAG
- the tfap2e gene encoding transcription factor AP-2-epsilon isoform X2 encodes MLIHTYSAMDRADGLSGSSPSGRLSQLSSLNQAAYSSAPPLCHTPASDFQPPYFPPPYPQSSLPYSQSQDSAYSHLSDPYPSINSIHQHQQAAWHSQRSRSEEGGLLSQSHRALSLDPRREYPAVPRLLHGLGEGAAALGDGPLGMHLGHHGLDDLQGMEEGSALGILDHSVIKKVPIPSKLNGSSLSALSIGKEGLGVGSVSNPAEVFCSVPGRLSLLSSTSKYKVTVGEVQRRLSPPECLNASLLGGVLRRAKSKNGGRCLRERLEKIGLNLPAGRRKAANVTLLTSLVEGEAVHLARDFGYVCETEFPARATAEYLCRQSEPDQLPTRRSMLLATKEICKEFVDLMSQDRSPLGASRPTPCLEPGVQGSLTHFSLLTHGFGTPAICAALSAFQSYLMEAIKLLDKGEGGGKSHHDKEMKHRK; translated from the exons ATGTTAATCCACACCTATTCGGCTATG GACCGCGCAGACGGACTAAGCGGCTCTTCGCCGAGCGGGCGCCTTTCCCAGCTGTCCTCCCTGAATCAGGCCGCCTACTCCTCGGCTCCCCCGCTCTGCCACACTCCGGCCTCAGACTTCCAGCCTCCCTACTTCCCACCCCCCTATCCACAGTCTTCACTGCCATACTCTCAGAGCCAGGACTCTGCTTATTCCCACCTGTCAGACCCCTACCCCTCCATCAACTCCATCCATCAGCACCAGCAAGCAGCGTGGCACTCGCAGAGGTCGCGCTCCGAGGAAGGGGGGCTACTGTCACAGTCTCACCGGGCTTTGAGCCTGGACCCCCGTCGGGAGTATCCAGCTGTCCCACGGCTGCTGCACGGTCTCGGGGAAGGGGCTGCAGCGCTCGGAGACGGTCCTCTCGGGATGCACCTGGGACATCACGGCCTGGATGATCTTCAg GGAATGGAGGAAGGATCAGCCTTGGGCATCCTCGACCACTCTGTCATTAAAAAAG TTCCCATCCCGTCCAAGCTGAACGGCTCGTCCCTGTCCGCCTTGTCCATCGGTAAGGAGGGTCTCGGAGTGGGGTCCGTCTCCAACCCGGCAGAGGTCTTCTGTTCAGTCCCGGGTCGCCTGTCGCTGCTCAGCTCCACCTCCAAGTACAAGGTGACAGTTGGGGAGGTGCAGAGACGCCTCTCCCCACCTGAGTGCCTCAACGCTTCTCTGCTGGGAGGAGTCCTCCGCAG GGCGAAGTCAAAGAATGGTGGCCGCTGTCTGAGAGAGCGTCTGGAGAAGATTGGCCTCAACCTGCCCGCCGGGCGACGCAAGGCAGCCAACGTCACTCTGCTAACATCTCTAGTGGAGG GTGAGGCCGTCCATCTGGCGCGGGATTTCGGTTACGTGTGTGAAACAGAGTTCCCAGCCAGAGCCACGGCCGAGTATCTGTGCAGGCAGAGCGAGCCGGACCAGCTCCCAACGCGACGCAGCATGCTGCTCGCCACCAA GGAAATCTGTAAAGAGTTTGTGGACCTCATGTCCCAGGACCGCTCCCCGCTCGGTGCCAGTCGACCCACTCCCTGCCTGGAGCCGGGCGTCCAGGGAAGCCTCACCCACTTCAGCCTGCTCACCCACGGCTTCGGTACACCCGCCATCTGCGCGGCGCTCTCCGCCTTCCAGAGCTACCTGATGGAGGCGATCAAATTGCTGGACAAAGGAGAGGGTGGAGGGAAGAGCCACCACGACAAGGAGATGAAGCACCGCAAATAG
- the ncdn gene encoding neurochondrin → MADSADFTPTVNSQSPGKEEQGGGEGEGGGGSEGDVKGGLTDAQRGVLERCVHALKHAKNDSQTLAALLLISRLCPASELDKPTLRRIFEAVGLNLPARLMVTAVRGDENSGLPPDELLSLGTALLAALSTEPDMASSPQLLATIPLLLGILANGPMFNQQKQEAREQHQVGQSPDGEVQSANTSNPDCNPVSVAQSAEETESSKKKGDDGSEASRVSTSQENPPSSSLDAALAADCYLVLTAVCALPRGPEQLLSRGAISALCQAVELNQTLSHEKGLTLLGSLLSGKNKDKAWSKHTPELLSLLVRLSKDFCESTDETRLGMCGQLAQFLPPAGVAVESEELKAVVGRLWEILRPMVQAKLTPRHIGPILVLSACLLDLYGWEMAGPPKFCCLLVNRACVEVRMGLEELPGNDLSPEVQHTITGCYRIMEAAIEQACSPGVPQAAASSQSSISTLSLQQSRQVLGVLEEAFSGLMYFLQQVEPSRYGDPFVFATFRSLCSWLAEETSCLKEEVTKLLPFLINYTRSHLQGGILEQSLADWMVKMSIGEDRGAWTGREALRYLLPALCHLSAEEVPRKVLLDVDTPALLVDFLSQSWTFLRGKTSAASTRDPSMETACSALLNFTVTEPERVRKDSCFRSLEVLLSEALPLLVNKPRLLVLTANCCTLGLMIGRLKEGGSVEAGQRRFLSSALRFLRSALDSSSSPGPVKVSLSWEDSWDDAAELWRLSLQALGGCARAQPSITTLIREEGWLRHMLAMLNQCSALPDQLTQEALEEALCALAERCPVCKQEIGDMMTRSSEGALSSMKKLKKSVGVK, encoded by the exons ATGGCTGACAGTGCTGACTTTACACCCACCGTGAACAGCCAGTCTCCTGGAAAAGAGGAGCAGGGAGGAGGTGAAGGTGAAGGTGGAGGAGGCTCAGAAGGGGATGTAAAAGGCGGACTGACTGATGCCCAAAGAGGCGTCTTGGAGAGGTGTGTGCATGCGCTGAAGCACGCTAAAAACGACAGTCAAACGTTGGCTGCTCTTCTTCTG ATAAGTCGCTTGTGCCCAGCCAGTGAACTGGACAAACCCACGTTGAGGCGCATCTTTGAGGCAGTGGGCCTCAATCTTCCAGCTCGGCTTATGGTCACAGCAGTCAGAGGGGACGAGAACTCTGGCTTACCTCCAGATGAGCTCCTTTCGCTGGGCACGGCTTTGCTGGCTGCCCTGAGCACAGAGCCAGACATGGCCTCCAGTCCCCAGCTCCTTGCCACTATCCCCCTCCTGCTGGGCATCTTAGCAAATGGTCCTATGTTTaaccagcagaaacaggaagcCCGGGAACAGCACCAAGTAGGGCAGAGTCCAGACGGTGAAGTCCAGTCAGCAAACACTTCAAACCCAGACTGTAATCCTGTCAGTGTGGCACAATCTGCAGAAGAGACTGAGAGCAGCAAGAAAAAAGGTGATGATGGCAGTGAAGCAAGCAGAGTGTCAACGTCTCAGGAGAACCCTCCCTCTTCTAGCCTTGATGCGGCCTTGGCTGCTGACTGCTACCTGGTTTTGACAGCTGTGTGTGCCTTACCCAGAGGTCCGGAGCAGCTCCTGAGCAGGGGCGCCATCTCGGCTTTGTGCCAAGCGGTGGAACTGAACCAGACTCTGAGCCACGAGAAGGGGCTCACCTTGCTGGGCTCGCTCCTCTCTGGTAAAAACAAGGACAAAGCATGGAGCAAACACACTCCAGAGCTCCTCTCGCTGCTGGTCAGACTCTCCAAAGACTTCTGCGAGTCCACAGACGAAACCAGGTTAGGCATGTGTGGTCAGTTGGCGCAGTTTCTGCCCCCAGCAGGAGTGGCAGTGGAGAGTGAGGAGCTGAAGGCAGTCGTGGGCCGTTTATGGGAGATACTGAGACCTATGGTGCAGGCTAAATTGACACCGAGACATATCGGACCAATCCTGGTCCTCAGTGCTTGCTTGCTGGATTTATATGGCTGGGAGATGGCGGGACCTCCAAAGTTCTGTTGCTTACTGGTGAACCGGGCCTGCGTGGAGGTCAGAATGGGTTTGGAAGAACTGCCTGGTAATGATTTGAGCCCTGAGGTGCAACACACAATAACAG GCTGTTACCGAATCATGGAGGCGGCCATAGAGCAGGCCTGCAGTCCGGGAGTCCCGCAGGCTGCTGCATCTTCTCAGAGCTCAATCTCTACCCTCAGTCTGCAGCAGAGCAGGCAGGTTCTCGGGGTCCTGGAGGAGGCCTTCTCTGGCTTGATGTACTTCTTGCAGCAG GTGGAGCCGAGCCGCTATGGTGACCCTTTCGTTTTCGCCACATTCCGCTCTCTGTGCTCGTGGTTGGCTGAGGAGACTTCCTGTCTTAAGGAGGAAGTGACTAAACTCCTGCCATTTCTGATCAACTACACCCGAAGCCACCTGCAGGGTGGGATCTTGGAGCAGAGCCTCGCTGACTGGATGGTCAAGATGTCTATTGGTGAGGACAGGGGCGCATGGACGGGCAGAGAGGCTCTCAG GTATCTCCTCCCAGCTCTGTGCCACCTGTCAGCAGAGGAAGTTCCCAGGAAGGTGTTGCTCGATGTCGACACCCCGGCCCTGCTGGTGGACTTCCTGTCTCAGAGCTGGACTTTCCTCAGGGGAAAAACCAGTGCCGCATCCACAAGGGATCCCAGCATGGAGACAGCCTGCTCTGCTTTGCTCAACTTCACTGTTACAGAGCCAGAAAGAGTCAG AAAGGACTCGTGTTTCAGAAGCCTTGAGGTCCTTCTGAGTGAAGCACTCCCCCTCTTGGTGAATAAGCCCCGCCTCCTGGTCCTAACAGCAAATTGCTGCACTCTGGGACTCATGATTGGCAGATTAAAGGAAGGAG GCTCAGTGGAAGCAGGCCAGCGGCGTTTCCTTTCTTCAGCTCTCCGGTTCCTTCGCAGCGCCCTGGACTCGAGCTCCAGTCCAGGTCCAGTGAAGGTGAGCCTGAGCTGGGAGGACAGTTGGGACGACGCTGCAGAGCTCTGGAGGTTGAGTTTGCAGGCTCTGGGAGGCTGCGCCCGTGCCCAACCCTCAATCACCACCCTGatcagagaggagggctggctCAGACACATGCTCGCCATGCTTAATCAGTGTAGCGCTCTACCTGACCAGCTGACCCAGGAGGCACTGGAGGAGGCTCTGTGTGCCCTGGCAGAGCGGTGCCCGGTGTGCAAACAAGAAATTGGAGACATGATGACGAGATCCAGCGAAGGAGCTTTGAGCAGtatgaagaagctgaagaagtcgGTGGGAGTGAAGTAA